The Sporocytophaga myxococcoides genome contains the following window.
TCTAAAGTAATTCAGAATAAAAGAATTTTTGCCAGAATGTTTCCTGATGCGAAACTAAAGGTTGTACAAACGTTGAAAGAAGAAGGCGAAATTGTTGTAATGATTGGAGATGGAGTGAATGATGGTCCGGCTTTGAGAAAGGCTGATATAGGCGTGGCAATGGGGTCCAAGGGGACAGAAATTGCAAAAAGGGCTTCATCTATCATTATTTTAGACAATGATCTGGAACACTTGTTTTTAGCAATAGTGTCCGGAAGGAAAATATATGAGAACCTTAAAAAAGCAATCAGATATATTTTATCCATCCATATTGCCATTATTACAACTGTGACCGGACCTTTATTGCTGGGTTGGGATATTGTTAATATTTTTTCTCCTATTCATATTATATTTTTTGAGCTTATCATGGGACCAACCTGCTCTATTATTTATGAACGTGAACCAATAGAAATTCAAGCCTCTGTAGCAAAGCCTCGTTCTACAGCTAAAGGTTTTCTGAGCTTAAGTGAGTTGTCGATAAGTATTCTTCAAGGGTTGGTAATTTCTGCAGGAGTTCTAATTCTGTATTATAATACAATGAAAGAAGGTTTATCAGAACGTGAGATAAGGACTTTGGTTTTTACTAATATAGTGGTCGCTAATATTTTTCTTACATTGGAAAACCGTTCTTTTAAAGAAAGTATAATTAAAACATTGAGTTATAAAAATCCTTTGATTTTTTTTATTATTAGTCTTACTGTGTTTCTTCTAATATGCATTCTTTATTTTTCTTTTACAAGAGAGCTGTTTCTTTTAGATCCTATTTCTATGAGGCAGATTATTGCCTGCGTAATTGTGGCATTTTTTAGTGTATTCTGGCTTGAAGGCTATAAGTATTTTAAGAGGAAGTTTGAGTAATTAGAAATTGTTATCTGATTTTTTTAGATCGAAAATTACTTGGTCATAAAAAAGAAGTGATGAATGAATTTTCCTGATTCCGTCGAAGCAATAAACAATATTTTACATAGTAAGTTGTGCCTAAGTCCTAATACAAATAATTGAAATTGAACTACAAGCTAACGAAAGGGAAAGTTTTCAGTATTCAGGGGAGTGTTGTAGATATTTGGTTTGATAATTCCTTACCTGCGATTCAGAATTTATTAATTGCTGAAAGTAACATGAAAATACCGCTTGAGGTGGTATTTCAATTGAACTCAAATATTGTCAGGTGTATTGCACTTCATTCAACGCAGGGGTTATCCAGAGGTGTTCCAGTTGAAGATACTGGTAGTCCAATAGATATACCTATAGGAAATCAATTGCTAGGACATATATTCAATGTATTTGGTAATACGATTGATTCTGGAGAAAAAGTGAATATTGAAAGAAGGAAAAGTATTTATCAGCTTCCCCCTCCTTTGGATAAAAGAGTAACAAAAACAGAAATATTTCAAACTGGCATAAAAGTTATAGATGTTTTAGCACCTCTGGAAAAAGGAGGTAAGGCTGGATTGTTTGGAGGAGCAGGGGTTGGTAAAACTGTTTTACTTACAGAAATGATCCATAATATGATTGGTTATTATAGTGGTGTCAGCATTTTCTGTGGTATAGGTGAGCGATGTCGGGAAGGTGAGGAGTTGTACAGACAAATGAAAGCTGCAGGAGTTATGAAAGATATGATTATGGTTTTTAGTCAAATGAATGAGCCTCCCGGATGCAGATTTAAAGTAGGCCATACCGCATTAACAATGGCAGAGTATTTCAGAGATGAAGAACGTAAGGATGTATTACTCCTTATTGATAATATTTTCAGGTTTATCCAGGCCGGAATGGAAGTTTCGGGTTTGATGGGGTTAATGCCATCCAGGTTGGGATATCAGGCAAGTCTTGCAACAGAACTAGCACAATTAGAAGAGCGGATTACCAATACTTCTAGTGGAGCAATAACATCTATTCAGGCTGTTTATGTTCCCGCAGATGACCTCACAGATCCATCTGCAGTGCATACGTTTTCTCATTTGGCTGCATCAATTGTATTATCCAGAAAGAAATCCAGTGAAGGGTTATATCCAGCTGTTGATCCTTTGAAATCTAATTCAAAGATGATTAATACTTCTGTTGTAGGAGAAAAACACTATATAATTGCTCATGAAGTTAAAAGTACACTTTCAAGGTATGAGAATCTAAAGGGTATTATTGCAATGTTGGGATTAGATCAATTGTCATTGGAGGATCGACATTTGGTAAGAAGAGCAAGGCAACTTGAAAGATTCTTAACTCAACCCTTCGTAGCAACTGAAAATTTCAGTGGAATAAAAGGAAAGATGGTAGACCTTGAAGATTCCCTTAATGGATGTGAGAGAATACTGAATGATGAATTTAAATCTTATTCAGAAGATACTTTTTATATGATTGGAAAAATTGATGAGGTGATTAAATGACTCATAATATGGATGAAGGATATTCCCACATGCATCTTAAAATATTACTTCCGTTTAAGATTTATGCAGAGATAAAGGATGTAAGAAGTTTAGTTGTAGAAACTACTGATGGTCAGTATGGCTACTTGCCACATAGACTGGACTGTGTTGCTATAGTGGTACCTGGAATATTATTTTATAAAAGTGATTCACAAGGATCGGTTTATCTGGCAACTGATGAGGGCGTTTTGAGAAAGACTGGTAAAAACGTATATCTGTCAGTAAGAGATGTCATTGGAGGTGTAGAATTAGGAGAGCTGTATAAAAAAATTGAAAGTGAATTTCTTACTTTAGATGAGCAGGAAAAGGAATATAAGAGAACAATTGCTCTGCTTGAAAGTAATTTCATTAAAAAATATGCAGAGTCAACTATCAAGGAATAAATGAATAGAGATGACAAGTTTTCATCATTCAGGTCAAAGGAGTTAAGAAAACTCAAACAAATAAAAAAACGAAATAAAGGAGTTTGGTTTGGACTTGGTTTTATAGGGGTAATTGGTTGGTTAATTGTAATTCCCACGTTCATCGGGATTTTTTTAGGGCTTTGGCTGGATAAGAAGTTCCATCAGGAATTTTCCTGGACACTCTCTTTATTGATTGCAGGGGTTGTTGGAGGATGTGTGCTTGCCTGGAATTGGATAGAAAAAGAAAATAAAGAAATAAAAAAAGAACAAAAGGATATTGATGAATAACCTGACATTCATAATCTGCTTTTTAGGTGGGTTATTTCTGGGAGCAATATTTTATGGTGGCCTTTGGCTAACTGTAAAATATTGCATTTCTCTAAAGAATCCAGGTATTGCATTTCTTGGTAGTTTTATCCTTAGAATTTCATTTTCATTAATAGGATTTTATTACCTGTTTGATAAAGACTGGTTAAATCTTTTAGTAAGTTTTGCTGGATTCATGTTAGCAAGAATCACTATCACAAAAATGGTCAAGAGCTTTGATTTTAAAGAATTTAATCATGAGAATAAGCCCTGATGACCTTGTGTTTTGGCAATATGGATTTGTAAAAATTGATTTAACCATTGTTACTACCTGGGGAGTATTGATACTTCTTACCGCAATATCTTTAATTTCATTCTTCAGTTTTAAGAAAATAAAGGGCTCAAAGGGACAAGTTATGGTTGAACTTCTTATTGACGTAATTAATGAACAGATTAAAGAAATAGGACTGGAAGAACCAGAAAGATATTTAGGATTTATAGGAACATTATTTCTTTTTATCGTCACTTCGAATATATTGATTATAATACCCTGGTATGAACCTCCGACAGGTTCTGTATCCACAACGATCGCCCTTGCTGTTTGTGTTTTTTTTGCAGTTCCTGTATTCGGAATAGCGAAGCAAGGGATTCTGAGATATCTTAAATCCTATATTGAACCTACTTTCATTATGTTGCCATTTAATATTATAAGTGAATTAACCAGGACAATTGCTCTAGCAATAAGATTGTTTGGGAATATTATGAGTGGAACTTTGATTGTTACCATTTTAGTTGGCCTGACACCACTTATATTCCCTGTTGTTATGACAATTTTGGGATTGCTTACAGGTATGGTTCAAGCTTATATATTTACTGTTTTGGCAACTGTTTATATAGCTGCAGCTTCCAGGATTAAATAAAAATAAACTAATGTTAATAGGTATGGATCAGACAACTATTATTTCATTGATTTCTATAATTATGGCTGGTTTTACAACCAGTATAGGATGTATTGCTCCTTCTATAGGTGAAGGAAGAGCAATCGTTTCTGCGATGACTTCAATAGCTCAGCAACCGGATGCTGCACCAACGATTACAAGAACGCTTTTTGTGGGGCTGGCAATGATCGAGTCAATGGCAATTTATTCATTTGTAGTTTCAATGATTCTGATCTTTGCAAATCCATTCTGGAATTACATCATTTCTAATGGTGGAAAATAAACATGAAAATTAATTGGTTTACCATAATAGCACAGATAATAAATTTTATCATACTTGCATGGTTGCTTAAAAAGTTATTGTATAAGCCTGTATTAAATGCAATTTCAAACAGGGAAAAGGAAAGAGAAGGTTTAATTAAATTAACTGAACTCAAGATGGCTGAAGCAAATCAGATACAGAATGATCTTCAGAAGAAAAGTGAAGATTTTGAAAATCATAAAGAAGAGCTTTTAAAAAAGATTATACAAGAGGTTGAAGAGGAAAAAAAAAGACGCTTTATGGAAGTATATAAGATGTCAGATCAATTAAAAAATAATTTAACCAAAGCTATTAAAGAAGAGAAAGAGCAGTATTTAGATGAATTGGTAAAAAAGTTGGAAACGGAGGTTTTTTCTTTATCTAAAAAGGTTCTTAAAGATCTATCTTCACTTCATCTTCAGGAGGTAGTTACCCAGATTTTTATTGAACGATTAAGAAATATTGATGGGGAGAAAATTGAAAAATTAACAACTAATAACGGTATTGCAGATCAGATAGCAATTGTCAAAAGTGCCTATGAAATAAATTCATCTTTAAAAGAACAAATAGGGACAATTGTAAAAAAGATTGCTGATATAAATGAGATTCATTATGAAATTGAGCCTGACCTAATATGTGGAGTTGAACTTATAATCAATGGTTATCGGGTAGCATGGAGTATTAAAGATTATTTAAATAGTGTGAATGCATTGTTAGATGCGAAATAATTCTGGATTTGAAAAAGAGAATTCTGAATGTATAACCTTAAAAGCTCTGCAAGTAAAATGTTTCATAATCTATCCCATAAAGTAGCTGATTTTTCAACTGATTTAATTATAGAGGATATCGGTATTATTACAAATATCTCGAAAGGTATAGTCATGGTATCTGGTCTTTCGGGAGTAGCAGTGGATGAGCTTATCCAGTTTTCAGAAAATCTTTTTGGAATTACCTTTCAACTTTTACATAATGAAGTTGGTGTTATCGTATTGGGAAATAGTGATAAGCTTCAGGTTGGAAATGAAGTGAAAAGAACAGGACGTATAACTGATGTGCCTGTTAGTGAGAAGTTAATAGGTCGTGTGATTGATCCACTGGGCAGACCTTTGGATGGTAAGCCTGCTGTGGATGATTATAAAAATTTTCCCATTGAACGTGATGCACCTTCCATTGTGGATAGAATTCCTGTTGATGTTCCTTTGCAAACTGGTATAAAAGTCATTGATGCGCTAATTCCTATTGGCAGGGGACAAAGGGAGCTGATTTTGGGAGACAGACAAACAGGTAAGACAGCAATTGCTGTAGATACAATTATTAATCAGAAGAATGAAAATGTTTTATGTGTTTATTGTACAATAGGTCAGAGGGCTTCTTCAATAGCTAAGGTAATAAGTCGTCTGGAAGAAAATGGTGCTTTAGATTATACCATATTGGTAGTAACAAAGGGCGACGACTCACCCGGGCTAAAGTACATCGCTCCATATGCTGCAACAAGTATAGCAGAGTATTTTATGAGAAAAGGAAAGGATGTTCTTATAGTTTACGATGACCTGACCCAACATGCCCTCGCATATAGAGAAATTTCTCTATTAATGAGAAGACCCCCTGGCAGAGAGGCTTATCCCGGTGATATTTTTTATATTCATTCAAGGTTGCTTGAACGTTCCACTCATCTGAAACAAGAGCTTGGAGGAGGTTCATTAACAGCACTACCAATCATCGAAACAGAAGCGGAAAATATTTCCGATTACATTCCGACAAATCTTATTTCTATTACAGACGGACAAATCTATTTATCACCTAAATTATTTGAATTGGGAATTTTACCTGCAGTTGATATAGGAAAATCGGTTTCACGTGTAGGGAAGGCAGCCCAGAAGTTTATTTATCAATCAGTAGTAGGTGATCTCAAGCTGGCCTATTCACAATTTGAAGAGCTGGAAAATTTTTCAAGATTCGGAGCAAAGCTTGATGAAAGAACAAAGCAAATAATTGAACATGGACAGCGCATTAGAATGTGCTTAAAACAGGAGGAATCCAAACCTGTTTCATTGCAGGAACAAATATTGATTTTAATTGCTTTGACTGAAGGGTTGTTTGATTCAATTCCTTTAAATAAAATGAAGATGGCTGAAAATATAATTAAGCAAAGGTCTAAAGACTTGGGTGAGTTGGAGACAGTTTTATTGAGTGAAAAGTTATCAGAACGTAATAGAGATAAACTAGTACGTTTATTGAAAGATAATCTGCAGCATTTATTGATGTCTAAATAGACTGTTAAATGGAATCAATTGAGGGGTTTAAAGAAAAGGTAGATGGACTTTATGAGTTGCATTCAGTGGTAAAAACCATGAAATTAATTGCAGGCTCAAGTCTTGGTCAATATGAACAAGCGGTAATAGCTTTGCAGGATTATAATGATACAGTTGAGGTCAGTTTATCGACGTTCTTTAGAGGAGTCGATCTTAAAGAAAGCGAGAAAGGTAAAGGAAAAATTTGTTTAATTGTATTTGGGACTGATCAAGGGTTAGTTGGAGAATTTAATTCTGTGATGAAAGAATTTCTAATCATGGATATTAAAAATGATAGCTATAAAGTGAATATTTTTTGTATAGGTGAAAAGTTAAGGTCTGATCTTGAAGAGGCAGGTTTTGTTCTCAAAAAAACATATGAAGTACCAAATTCAGTAAAAGCAATTAACCCTTTGGTTGGTCAAATACTATTAGATGTTTTATCTGAAATGAATGTAGATGGCGACTCATTAAAAATTTATAACCACAGACCTTTAAACATGTCATTATATCAGCCTTCTGTAAAACATGTACTTCCTTTAGAACTCAAATGGAAGGAAAAGATGAAAAGAAATAAATGGCCTTCAAATAAAATTCCACAGATCATAGGAAGAAAAGAGGAGGTACTTTTTTCACTTATCAATGAATATCTTTTTGTTTCCTTATTTCAGTCTTGTGCAGAATCATTATCCAGTGAAAATTCAAGTCGTTTCGCTTCTATGCAAAGAGCGGAAAAAAATATTGAGCAACTTTTGGATGATTATAAGTCCGGGTATAACAGGTTAAGGCAAAATAAGATAGATGAAGAACTGTTTGATCTCATCTCAGGTTTTGATAGTCTTAAGAAGTAGATTATAATTTATAAAATACTTATTTTTTTCTTCTAATTAATAAGATTTTTTAAGGTAGGAGTCCTCTGAAAAATGTCATCTCTTATTTGATCAAAAAAAATCATAAAGTCTTTAAGGAAGTAGTCGTAGAGCCTTTTTATAAAACAGTTTATCTACCTGTTTGTTATGTTCGAACTACTGTCCATTTTGATTTATGACAACAGATGCAAGTGGATTACTGGATGGATTAATTCAAAGGATGCGTGACGCAATTATTGTAACAAATAAAGATGGCGTTATTAAAATTGCAAATAATAAAGTTGTTAATGTGTTTGGAACACTCCTGAAGAGATTTTGGGGAAAGAGATAGAAATTCTTGTTCCTGTTTCTTCGCGTTAAAAACATAAAGATCATGTAAGGGAATATTTTACCAATTCTCTTGATAAAAAAATGGCAACTCACCGTAAAGTTTTGGGATTACGTAAAGACGGTTGGGAATTTGAAATAGACATTATTTTAGCTGCTTTAAGTTTTGATAATAAGGTTTATGTTATTTCATCATCAATGGATATTTCTGAGAAAATGCAATTCTGTGACTTTATGAAATAATGAAATTGGAGGGATAGTTTAAATAAATATACTCAAAAACAAATGGATACAGATAGAAGAAGCTTTATTGAGAAAAGTCTGATGGTGACTGCTGCAGTCAATATCGGTGGATTAGGTTTTATGTCAGCTTGTTCTAAAAAGGAAAATTCAAAAGGTGAAATTGAAGAAGAGGGAGAAAAAGAAGTATCTCCTCCTGAAGACCTAATGCAAGAACATGGAGTGTTAAAACGTATATTACTGATATATGATACTTGTCGACTGAATATTATAAATAAAAAATCATTTCCAGATGAGATAATAACCAATTCTGCTAATATCATCAGGGCATTTATTGAAGACTATCATGAAAAACAGGAAGAGAACTACATTTTTCCGCGCTTTCAAAAAGCAAATCAATTAACAGATCTTGTTCAGGTCTTATTACTGCAACATCAGGCAGGACGAAGTGTAACGGATAAAATCTTAATGCTTAGTAAGAATAGAAAACGAACTGAAGCTGAAAATGAAAATTTAGCTGAATTATTATTTATGTTCAATAGAATGTATAGTCCACATGAAGCCAGGGAAGATACAGTTCTGTTTCCTGCATTCAGAAAGATTGTATCTAAGAATGAATATGATTCTTTAGGAGAAGAATTTGAAAAAAATGAACAGAAGCTGTTCGGAAAAGGAGGATTTGAAATGATTGTGGACAAAGTAGCAGATTTGGAAAAATCATCGGACATCTTTGATTTGTCTCAATTTACTCCCAAGTTATAATTTCTTTATCAAAACATTCATTGGATATTCTTAGTTAAGGGCATTGAATATTTATTGTCACTTATCATTTTTTTATGATTGACAGCCTGATTAGTTTTTCCATAAGGAATAAGATAATTATTGGCTTTTTTACGATTGCTCTTATTTTTTGGGGTTTGTATTCTCTCTCGAAATTACCTATTGATGCTGTACCAGACATTACCAATAATCAGGTACAAGTGATTACCTCTACACCTACACTGGCAGCTCAGGAGGTAGAGAAATTTATTACGTTTCCAATTGAACTGTCCATGGCCAACATACCTAAGCTAGTGCAAATAAGATCTATTTCAAGGTTTGGCTTGTCTGTGGTTACGGTTGTTTTTGAAGACGGGGCTGATGTGTATTGGGCCAGGCAGCAAATCAGTGAAAGGCTTAAAACAGCTCAGGGGCAAATACCACCTGGAATAGGTGTGCCAGAGTTGGCTCCCATAACTACCGGACTGGGTGAAATATACCAATATGTACTTCGTGTTGAGCCAGGATATGAAAAAAAGTATTCTGCAATGGACTTAAGAACAATACAAGACTGGACAGTTAAAAGACAGCTTTTAGGGACTTCAGGGATTGCAGATGTGAGTTCGTTTGGTGGTTATCTCAAACAATATGAAGTCTCCATTAATCCTGAAAAACTGAGAAGTATGAATGTTACATTCTCGGAAATCTTTAATGCGTTATCAAGGAATAATCAAAACACAGGAGGAGCTTATATTAATAAAGATCCCAATAGTTATTTTATCAGGGGAATAGGCCTTGTAACCAGTTTAGAGGATATTCAGAAAATTTCAATAAAGGAAGTGAACGGAATACCTTTGCTCATCAGGGATGTTGCAAATGTTGATTATGGCTCAGCCATTCGGTATGGAGCAATGACCAAAAATAATGAAGGTGAAGTTGTAGGTGGAATTGTACTTATGCTGAAAGGTTCAAACTCTGCTAAAGTAATAGAGAATGTAAAAGAAAGGATAAAGAATATAGAAAAAAATCTTCCTAAGGGTATATCCATTGAGCCTTTTATTGACCGCAGTAAATTAGTCAATAAAGCTATTCATACTGTAAGTAAAAACTTAATAGAAGGGGGCTTAATCGTCATTTTTGTTTTGGTATTGTTTCTTGGAAATATACGTGCAGGATTAGTTGTAGCTTCGGTAATTCCTCTTTCCATGTTGTTTGCTTTTTCCATGATGAATATTTTTGGAGTTTCAGGAAATCTGATGAGCCTTGGAGCCATTGATTTTGGACTTATTGTAGATGGAGCAGTAATTATCGTTGAAGCAATTGTCCATAACATTACCTTGAATAAAGAGCTTTTATCGTATAATAAATTGTCAAGGAGCCAAATGGATGTTCAGGTATTTCTAGCATCCACAAAAATCAGGAAGTCAGCGGCATTTGGAGAAATAATTATACTAATGGTATACATTCCGATTTTATCTCTGGAGGGGATAGAAGGAAAGATGTTTCGCCCAATGGCAGAAACGGTAAGCTTTGCAATCCTTGGTGCGCTGATTCTTTCTCTTACTTATGTACCAATGGCTTCAGCACTATTGTTAAGTAGGAAAACCGCCCATAAAAGGAATATATCGGACAGATTCATGGATGCCATTAACAAATTCTATGAACCAATCATTGAATATACAGTGAAGCATAAAGGACTGGTTATTGTTATCGCTGTTTCTTTTTTAGTAGTGGCTATACTCTTATTTACGAGACTGGGTGGTCAGTTTGTGCCTACACTTGAAGAAGGGGATTTTGCTGTTGAAACCAGAATTTTGCCTGGCAGTTCATTAAATCAGACCATTAAAACTTCCTTGCAAGCATCTGAAATATTACTGAAACAGTTTCCTGAAGTTAACGGGGTTGTTGGGAAAATTGGTACTTCAGAAATTCCTATAGATCCGATGTCTCTTGAAAGTAATGATCTCATCATTATGTTAAAAGAAAAGGATGAGTGGAAAAATGCCACTACGCAGGATGAGCTTGCTGAGAAAATGAGTAAGGCCCTTTCTGCTATTCCAGGTTTAAATACAAGTTTTCAGCAGCCCATACAAATGCGCTTTAATGAATTGATTACAGGTACAAGGCAGGATATAGCTATTAAAATTTTTGGAGATGATCTTGATGTACTGGCAGAGAAAGCCAATACGCTTGCTTCTATTGCTAAAGGTGTTCAAGGTGCTGCTGATATTTATGTTGAAAGAGTGATCGGATTACCGCAGATAATTGTGACGTATAAGAGAAATAAAATTGCCCAGTACGGAATATCTGTAGAGGAATTAAACAGAATAGTGAGAATGGCATTTGCAGGAGAAGCAGCTGGAATTGTTTATGAAGGAGATAAGAGATTTGATCTGGTAGTAAGATTAAAAGAAAAATTCAGGCAAGATATAAATAACATTAAAGAATTATATATCCCAATTCCGACTGGAGCTCAGATACCAATAACAGAGGTAGCTACTATTGAATTTAAATCTGGTCCTATGCAGATTTCGAGAGAACAAACCAAAAGGAGAATTACGGTAGGAGTAAATGTAAGGAACCGGGATGTCGAGTCTTTAGTGAATGAAATTAAGCAAAAGGCGGATCTGAAATTAAAACTGGCACCTGGTTATTCCATAACCTATGGAGGTCAATTTGAGAACTTACAAGAGGCTAAGAAGCGTTTATATGTTGTTGTTCCAATTGCCCTTGGCCTGATTCTGATGCTTCTTTATTTCACTTTTAATTCTTTTAAAGAGACATTATTAATTTTTACTGCTATTCCTTTTTCTGCGATTGGTGGAATTATTGCTCTAACTATTAGAGGAATGCCTTTCAGTATATCTGCAGGCATTGGATTTATTGCTCTGTCTGGTGTCGCAGTGCTCAACGGAATTGTACTTATCAGTAATTTTAATATATTGAAAAAGGAGGGAGTTGAAGATGTAGAAGAACGAGTTTTAAAGGGCACTAAATTAAGATTACGTCCTGTACTGATGACTGCTACAGTGGCATCCCTTGGTTTTTTTCCGATGGCTATTTCTACTTCTGCCGGAGCTGAAGTTCAAAAACCACTTGCAACGGT
Protein-coding sequences here:
- a CDS encoding CusA/CzcA family heavy metal efflux RND transporter; this encodes MIDSLISFSIRNKIIIGFFTIALIFWGLYSLSKLPIDAVPDITNNQVQVITSTPTLAAQEVEKFITFPIELSMANIPKLVQIRSISRFGLSVVTVVFEDGADVYWARQQISERLKTAQGQIPPGIGVPELAPITTGLGEIYQYVLRVEPGYEKKYSAMDLRTIQDWTVKRQLLGTSGIADVSSFGGYLKQYEVSINPEKLRSMNVTFSEIFNALSRNNQNTGGAYINKDPNSYFIRGIGLVTSLEDIQKISIKEVNGIPLLIRDVANVDYGSAIRYGAMTKNNEGEVVGGIVLMLKGSNSAKVIENVKERIKNIEKNLPKGISIEPFIDRSKLVNKAIHTVSKNLIEGGLIVIFVLVLFLGNIRAGLVVASVIPLSMLFAFSMMNIFGVSGNLMSLGAIDFGLIVDGAVIIVEAIVHNITLNKELLSYNKLSRSQMDVQVFLASTKIRKSAAFGEIIILMVYIPILSLEGIEGKMFRPMAETVSFAILGALILSLTYVPMASALLLSRKTAHKRNISDRFMDAINKFYEPIIEYTVKHKGLVIVIAVSFLVVAILLFTRLGGQFVPTLEEGDFAVETRILPGSSLNQTIKTSLQASEILLKQFPEVNGVVGKIGTSEIPIDPMSLESNDLIIMLKEKDEWKNATTQDELAEKMSKALSAIPGLNTSFQQPIQMRFNELITGTRQDIAIKIFGDDLDVLAEKANTLASIAKGVQGAADIYVERVIGLPQIIVTYKRNKIAQYGISVEELNRIVRMAFAGEAAGIVYEGDKRFDLVVRLKEKFRQDINNIKELYIPIPTGAQIPITEVATIEFKSGPMQISREQTKRRITVGVNVRNRDVESLVNEIKQKADLKLKLAPGYSITYGGQFENLQEAKKRLYVVVPIALGLILMLLYFTFNSFKETLLIFTAIPFSAIGGIIALTIRGMPFSISAGIGFIALSGVAVLNGIVLISNFNILKKEGVEDVEERVLKGTKLRLRPVLMTATVASLGFFPMAISTSAGAEVQKPLATVVIGGLISATLLTLLVLPVLYIYFMKEKKKDDSGSSSNSYISIFFLLILGSFFYGESSSAQNIPQPLSIEQAIDFALRNNASVQSMDYELQSLNAIKRTSFDLSRTNMTFQYGQYNSIFLDNSFNFVQDFSLPQVYINQAKVNQANLEIGEKRMAITQNDLIKNVKSSYYQLLYLQSKRKFLFYEDSLFAKFAEATSLKFKTGESNYLEQVTAQTQLMEVRNLLSVLEADIIIAEKQLQVLLNTREKIVVSDIPLSKLDFPLISDSINITGNPYLGYAQKQIIEGRRRVSLERSRLLPYFAIGYLNQSLKGPGSNKEGKEVYYPISHRFQTVQVSLIFPLWYRPYRARIQASQLYEKALESNFSFVHKNIEGEMSIQLQQITKFQKSLLYYERNALPNSDLIINNGNIAYRSGEISYLEYLQSLTRALIVKASYLDYINYYNQSIIIAQYLIGEK